In one window of Streptomyces sp. NBC_01224 DNA:
- a CDS encoding Na+/H+ antiporter — protein sequence MTGLTVILLLVVLATAVTTGARRWSMPAPSLLVVAGLIVGLMPWVPEVRLPPHVINVLVLPPLLFASAGEISVRDLRTVWRPVTGLVFGLVLASAIAVGYVARAITPLTAAAAFILGSVLASTDPVAVSALGRRLSLPPRVQVMVQAESLFNDATSLVLYKAAVATAVSGSALTVSGTVEQFLILAGGGALIGAVVAGVVTLIRRRTEDPMLETVIALVTPYASYVVAEDLHTSGVTAVIVSGVVLGSAGHKLSIAPVRLQVHAVYDTVTFLLESVVFALIGLELPSTVRQLAHDEHGWPLWVPVIVFTLLAIRLLWIFPLSALIQYRHTEGDSRLSWRVPAVLSWAGTRGVMPLAAALSIPLVTHTGAPLPHRALILMLTTGTVALTLVFQGFTLAPVVRLTGIALEPEHSAREESRTRRHIAKAALEELKQLGDPDQLAELGAAAEAALNQARRHLEARIHQAEDAHYSDPDARPADAYREIRRTLIAIEAAELQHLYEANKISNATRRRIQRELDLEEASLRARG from the coding sequence ATGACCGGCCTGACCGTCATCCTGCTGCTCGTGGTCCTGGCCACAGCCGTGACGACCGGTGCTCGGCGCTGGAGCATGCCCGCCCCTTCGCTTCTCGTCGTTGCCGGTCTGATCGTCGGGTTGATGCCCTGGGTGCCCGAAGTTCGCCTGCCGCCTCATGTGATCAACGTGCTGGTGCTGCCGCCACTGCTCTTCGCCTCGGCCGGGGAAATCTCTGTCCGCGACCTGCGTACCGTGTGGCGGCCCGTGACCGGCCTGGTCTTCGGTCTGGTCCTCGCCTCGGCCATCGCTGTCGGGTACGTCGCCCGAGCGATCACGCCGCTCACTGCCGCGGCCGCGTTCATCCTGGGCTCCGTCCTGGCCAGTACCGACCCCGTGGCCGTTTCCGCGCTCGGGCGGCGCCTGTCTCTCCCACCGCGCGTGCAGGTGATGGTGCAGGCGGAAAGCCTGTTCAACGATGCCACGTCCCTGGTCCTGTACAAGGCCGCCGTGGCCACCGCGGTTTCCGGCAGCGCCCTCACCGTGTCCGGCACTGTCGAGCAGTTCCTGATCCTTGCCGGCGGAGGAGCCCTCATCGGCGCGGTTGTCGCCGGAGTGGTGACCCTCATCCGCAGACGGACCGAGGACCCCATGCTGGAGACCGTCATTGCATTGGTCACCCCGTACGCCTCGTACGTTGTTGCAGAGGACTTGCACACCTCCGGCGTGACTGCCGTCATTGTGTCCGGGGTCGTCCTCGGCAGCGCCGGCCACAAGCTCAGCATCGCCCCCGTCCGCCTCCAGGTCCACGCCGTCTACGACACCGTGACCTTCCTCCTCGAGAGCGTCGTCTTCGCTCTCATCGGCCTCGAGCTCCCCTCCACGGTCCGTCAGCTTGCGCACGACGAGCACGGCTGGCCGCTATGGGTCCCGGTGATCGTTTTCACCCTGCTTGCGATCCGCCTGCTGTGGATCTTCCCGCTGTCCGCCCTGATCCAATACCGGCACACGGAGGGAGACAGTCGCCTCTCCTGGCGTGTTCCGGCCGTCTTGTCCTGGGCAGGCACCCGAGGCGTCATGCCGCTGGCTGCCGCACTCTCCATCCCCCTGGTCACCCACACGGGGGCGCCGCTGCCGCATCGGGCCCTCATCCTCATGCTCACTACCGGGACCGTCGCGCTCACTCTCGTCTTCCAGGGGTTCACCCTCGCCCCTGTCGTCCGCCTCACCGGCATCGCACTGGAGCCGGAGCACTCCGCGCGCGAGGAGTCCCGGACCCGCCGGCACATTGCCAAGGCCGCTCTCGAAGAGCTCAAACAGCTGGGCGACCCGGACCAGCTCGCGGAACTGGGTGCCGCCGCCGAGGCCGCTCTGAATCAGGCCCGCCGCCATTTGGAGGCGCGTATCCACCAGGCTGAAGATGCCCACTACAGCGACCCGGACGCCCGTCCTGCCGACGCCTACCGCGAGATACGTCGGACACTCATTGCCATTGAGGCGGCCGAGCTCCAGCACCTCTACGAAGCGAACAAGATCAGCAACGCCACCCGGCGCCGGATCCAGCGGGAACTCGACCTCGAAGAAGCCAGCCTCCGCGCCCGCGGCTGA